In the Hylaeus volcanicus isolate JK05 chromosome 1, UHH_iyHylVolc1.0_haploid, whole genome shotgun sequence genome, one interval contains:
- the LOC128884549 gene encoding farnesol dehydrogenase-like codes for MDFWKEKTAIVTDASADIGAAIAEALMKHDVKVVGVAQTKAKLKELHDAGKWPNLYPFKCDVSKKQDIKKLFEWVEKKFGGADILVNNARIASMTSIIEGSTKTYHGVIETNIFAPAIFAREFTNSVRQRNASGHIININRCLLFKFSCVTMPLILAINLDLYELVSIELEIRSKIPLGIYGVSKYGLNALGTELRHELTLAKLKIKITNVSPGAVLMDMVRTVSDAIEYQIPLLQDKDIADAVIYALGTPQTVEIKEVAIMPQGTPVGFTMDAFRNLKV; via the exons ATGGATTTCTGGAAAGAAAAGACAGCGATCGTAACTGACGCCAGCGCTGATATTGGTGCCGCGATCGCAGAAGCTTTGATGAAACATGATGTTAAGGTAGTTGGTGTGGCGCAAACGAAGGCCAAGCTCAAGGAACTGCATGACGCTGGAAAATGGCCCAACTTGTATCCTTTTAAATGCGATGTTTCGAAAAAGCAGGACATAAAGAAGCTGTTCGAGTGGGTCGAAAAAAAGTTTGGAGGAGCTGATATCCTCGTGAACAATGCTAGAATCGCCAGCATGACATCGATCATTG AGGGGTCGACAAAAACATATCATGGAGTAATAGAAACAAACATATTCGCTCCTGCAATCTTCGCACGCGAATTTACCAACTCAGTACGACAACGTAACGCGTCTGGGCATATAATCAATATTAACAGGTGTCTACTCTTCAAATTCAGTTGTGTAACGATGCCACTTATCCTCGCGATAAATCTAGATCTGTATGAGCTCGTATCAATTGAATTAGAAATAAGATCAAAG ATCCCACTTGGTATATACGGTGTCAGTAAATATGGCCTCAATGCTTTGGGAACGGAACTACGCCACGAACTTACCTTGGctaaactgaaaattaaaattacc AACGTCAGTCCTGGAGCTGTGCTAATGGATATGGTTCGAACAGTATCTGATGCTATCGAATATCAAATACCATTATTGCAAGACAAGGACATCGCTGATGCAGTAATTTATGCCTTAGGAACACCACAAACCGTAGag ATTAAAGAAGTGGCTATTATGCCACAAGGAACACCCGTGGGGTTCACCATGGACG cATTTAGAAAcctaaaagtataa